A single region of the Vicia villosa cultivar HV-30 ecotype Madison, WI linkage group LG4, Vvil1.0, whole genome shotgun sequence genome encodes:
- the LOC131595972 gene encoding auxin efflux carrier component 3-like — protein MITFKDLYTVLTAVVPLYVAMILAYGSVRWWKIFSPDQCSGINRFVAVFAVPLLSFHFISSNNPYEMNFRFIAADTLQKIIMLFALSLWTKFTKNGNLEWMITIFSLSTLPNTLVMGIPLLIAMYGDYSGTLMVQVVVLQCIIWYTLLLFLFEYRGAKLLIMEQFPETAASIVSFKVDSDVVSLDGRDFLETDASVGDDGKLHVTVRKSNASRRSFMMTTPRPSNLTGAEIYSLSSTPRGSNFNHAEFYSMMGYQPRHSNFGNNDLYSVQSSRGPTPRPSNFEENGASSPRFGFYPAQSAPASYPAPNPEFSSTAKTVKSQNLVQQPQQQQVSLQTKGSQDAKELHMFVWSSSASPVSESAGLNAFRNSEQSEEGAKEIRMVVADEHNQNGEINNKGELGGEEDFKFIGVKGEEQVGEGPNGPNKLSSNATPDIHPKATGVADSGVGKLMPPASVMTRLILIMVWRKLIRNPNTYSSLIGLIWSLVAFRWGVHMPKIVEKSISILSDAGLGMAMFSLGLFMALQPKIIACGNSVASFAMAIRFLTGPAVMAAASIAVGLRGTLLHVAIVQAALPQGIVPFVFAKEYNVHPAILSTAVIFGMLIALPITLLYYILLGL, from the exons ATGAtaacattcaaagatctatacACTGTCTTAACAGCAGTGGTTCCATTATACGTTGCTATGATCTTAGCCTACGGTTCCGTCCGTTGGTGGAAGATTTTCTCACCCGATCAATGCTCCGGCATAAACCGTTTCGTTGCGGTTTTCGCCGTCCCTCTCCTCTCTTTCCATTTCATCTCGTCCAATAATCCATACGAAATGAACTTCAGATTCATAGCAGCAGACACACTTCAGAAAATCATCATGCTTTTCGCGCTTTCGCTATGGACTAAGTTTACTAAAAATGGAAACTTAGAATGGATGATAACCATTTTCTCATTGTCCACACTTCCAAACACTTTGGTTATGGGGATTCCTCTTCTGATTGCTATGTATGGTGATTATTCCGGAACCTTAATGGTTCAGGTTGTGGTTCTTCAGTGTATCATATGGTACACTCTTTTGTTATTCCTTTTTGAGTACCGTGGTGCTAAGCTTTTAATCATGGAACAGTTTCCGGAAACCGCGGCTTCGATTGTCTCGTTTAAGGTCGATTCGGACGTTGTTTCGCTCGATGGAAGGGATTTTCTTGAAACTGATGCTTCTGTTGGCGATGATGGGAAGTTACATGTGACTGTGAGAAAATCTAACGCGTCGCGGAGGTCGTTTATGATGACTACTCCGCGACCGTCGAATTTGACTGGAGCTGAGATTTATAGTCTCAGCTCCACGCCGAGAGGGTCTAATTTCAACCATGCCGAGTTTTACTCCATGATGGGGTATCAACCAAGACATTCCAATTTTGGTAACAATGATTTGTATTCTGTTCAGTCTTCTAGAGGGCCAACTCCTAGACCGTCGAATTTCGAAGAAAATGGCGCAAGTTCTCCGAGATTCGGGTTTTATCCTGCGCAATCTGCGCCTGCTTCATATCCTGCGCCGAATCCGGAATTCTCTTCTACTGCGAAAACTGTGAAGAGTCAAAATTTGGTGCAGCAGCCACAACAGCAACAGGTTTCATTGCAGACTAAGGGCTCTCAGGATGCTAAGGAATTGCACATGTTTGTGTGGAGCTCAAGCGCTTCGCCGGTTTCGGAAAGTGCCGGTCTCAATGCCTTCCGAAATTCGGAACAGTCGGAAGAGGGTGCTAAAGAGATCAGGATGGTGGTTGCTGATGAACACAATCAAAATGGTGAAATCAATAACAAAG GGGAACTTGGTGGGGAAGAGGATTTCAAGTTCATTGGAGTGAAGGGAGAAGAACAAGTTGGAGAAGGGCCTAATGGGCCTAACAAGCTGAGTAGCAATGCAACACCAGATATCCATCCAAAAGCCACCGGAGTGGCCGATTCTGGTGTCGGAAAACTCATGCCTCCGGCGAGTGTCATGACTCGTCTCATACTCATTATGGTTTGGAGGAAACTTATCCGCAATCCCAACACTTATTCAAGTCTCATTGGTCTCATTTGGTCCCTTGTTGCATTTAG GTGGGGTGTTCATATGCCTAAAATAGTAGAGAAATCAATTTCCATACTGTCTGATGCTGGTCTTGGAATGGCTATGTTTAGCTTAG gtTTGTTTATGGCTCTTCAACCCAAGATAATTGCATGTGGAAATTCTGTTGCCTCATTTGCCATGGCTATTAGATTCCTTACTGGTCCAGCAGTAATGGCAGCTGCTTCTATCGCTGTCGGCCTCCGGGGTACCCTCCTTCATGTAGCCATTGTCCAG GCCGCACTTCCACAAGGAATTGTTCCATTCGTGTTTGCGAAAGAGTACAATGTTCATCCAGCAATTCTTAGTACAGC GGTTATATTTGGGATGTTGATAGCTCTTCCAATTACTCTTCTCTACTACATACTCCTTGGtttgtaa